In one window of Spartobacteria bacterium DNA:
- a CDS encoding DUF87 domain-containing protein, with the protein MQDYEKLGAFYLGKETDKPQGAETLMMYDAKDLTTHAVILGMTGSGKTGLGISILEEAAIDCIPAIVIDPKGDIGNLLLSFPELRPDDFRPWIDEAAGRRKNMNPDEYAQSVASMWKKGLKDWHQEPSRIQLLKNAAEMTIYTPGNSGGRPIQVLRSFNAPPPQQMADSGLVRDRVLSAVSGLMALLGMEADPIQSREHILLSNILMHAWNEGRDMDLAGLIMAVQKPPFTKIGILELESFYPAKDRFSLAMSLNNLLASPGFSAWLEGDPLDIQRMLYTPEGKPRISILSIAHLSDKERMFFVTVVLNEMLTWVRNQSGTSSLRALLYMDEIFGYFPPTANPPSKQPMLMLLKQARAFGLGVVLSTQNPSDLDYKGLSNAGTWFIGRLQTERDRSKVIEGLQGAMNASGGSFDKPELEALLSGLGSRVFLMRNVHEEHPVRFQCRWALSYLCGPLTISQIRTLCVSPTASSSLPPATSVATMNTAHKTVPARSAASLRPDIPDSIEQFFMRPDNPNDAITYTAHVVGFSKLHFVDRKSDIDEWQGFSHVARISDNGKDVFWSEADQYSASLRRKVDREGLSDASFVEPPHIMTKSRPYTSWKARLKEYLYQNTVINIYSCPQLKMTSGADESEGDFTVRVQQVLREKRDEAVDDLRKRYASKVQTMENQLQRAKENEERQRSQATTQSMDTAISFGASILGAFFGRKVTRGTVSKMATSIKSATKTGREQGDVRRASETIARIQQQLNDLQHEIDDAIQQIHSDFEHADIEQDIIRPRKTDITVSTCGLLWIPART; encoded by the coding sequence ATGCAGGACTACGAAAAACTCGGAGCCTTTTACTTGGGTAAAGAAACAGATAAACCGCAGGGAGCGGAAACGCTCATGATGTATGATGCCAAAGATTTGACCACCCATGCGGTCATTCTCGGCATGACAGGAAGTGGAAAAACAGGTCTGGGTATTTCTATTCTGGAAGAAGCAGCGATCGACTGTATACCCGCCATTGTTATCGATCCCAAAGGGGATATAGGCAATCTGCTACTAAGCTTCCCTGAATTACGTCCCGATGATTTTCGCCCATGGATTGACGAAGCGGCCGGACGCCGCAAAAACATGAATCCTGATGAATATGCGCAGTCCGTGGCCTCCATGTGGAAAAAAGGACTGAAGGACTGGCATCAGGAACCGTCACGCATTCAACTGCTCAAGAATGCCGCGGAAATGACTATCTATACACCGGGAAATTCCGGTGGGCGCCCCATTCAGGTGCTTCGATCGTTCAATGCCCCTCCCCCACAGCAGATGGCGGACAGCGGCTTGGTTCGAGACCGGGTTCTTTCGGCGGTATCGGGTCTAATGGCACTGTTAGGCATGGAGGCCGATCCCATTCAGAGCCGTGAACATATCCTTCTATCCAATATTCTGATGCACGCATGGAATGAAGGCCGCGACATGGATCTGGCCGGTTTGATCATGGCTGTTCAAAAGCCTCCGTTCACAAAAATCGGCATTCTGGAACTAGAATCTTTTTACCCTGCAAAAGATCGGTTCAGTCTGGCGATGAGTCTGAACAACCTGCTGGCCTCTCCCGGTTTTTCTGCCTGGCTGGAGGGTGATCCGCTAGATATTCAGCGCATGCTCTATACCCCCGAAGGGAAACCGCGTATTTCCATTCTTTCCATTGCCCATTTATCGGATAAAGAACGCATGTTTTTCGTTACCGTTGTTTTAAATGAAATGCTGACATGGGTGCGCAATCAATCGGGCACAAGCAGTCTCCGAGCCCTGCTTTATATGGATGAAATTTTTGGCTATTTCCCACCGACCGCTAATCCGCCATCGAAACAGCCTATGCTAATGCTACTCAAACAGGCCAGGGCTTTCGGACTAGGTGTCGTTCTGTCTACACAAAATCCTAGCGACCTGGATTACAAGGGGTTGTCCAACGCAGGCACCTGGTTTATCGGACGCCTGCAAACAGAACGGGATCGCTCGAAAGTCATCGAAGGACTTCAGGGGGCAATGAATGCCAGCGGCGGCTCCTTTGATAAACCGGAATTGGAAGCGTTGCTCTCCGGCTTGGGATCACGCGTTTTTCTTATGCGCAATGTTCACGAGGAGCACCCGGTACGATTCCAATGCCGATGGGCGCTTTCCTATTTATGCGGTCCGTTGACCATATCTCAAATCCGGACGCTCTGCGTATCCCCCACGGCGTCATCATCCCTGCCTCCTGCCACATCGGTTGCGACAATGAATACCGCACACAAAACAGTACCAGCCAGATCAGCGGCGTCTCTTCGGCCTGACATCCCTGACTCGATAGAACAATTTTTTATGCGACCGGATAATCCCAATGATGCCATCACATATACAGCGCATGTGGTCGGATTCAGTAAACTGCATTTTGTAGACAGAAAATCCGATATTGATGAATGGCAAGGCTTTTCCCACGTGGCCCGCATCAGTGATAACGGTAAAGATGTTTTCTGGAGTGAAGCCGATCAGTACTCGGCGAGTCTGCGGCGCAAAGTCGACCGCGAAGGCCTTTCTGACGCATCATTCGTCGAACCGCCGCACATCATGACAAAATCCCGCCCGTATACCAGCTGGAAGGCGCGGCTAAAAGAGTACCTGTACCAGAATACCGTTATCAATATATACAGCTGCCCTCAGTTAAAAATGACTTCCGGCGCGGATGAATCTGAGGGGGACTTCACGGTGCGCGTGCAGCAGGTTCTCCGAGAAAAACGTGACGAGGCGGTAGATGATCTTCGGAAACGTTATGCATCGAAAGTGCAGACCATGGAGAACCAGCTGCAGCGGGCCAAGGAAAACGAAGAGCGGCAGCGCTCTCAGGCCACGACACAATCGATGGACACCGCCATTAGTTTCGGCGCGAGCATCCTCGGTGCATTTTTCGGACGAAAAGTCACCAGAGGAACAGTGTCTAAAATGGCGACGTCCATAAAGTCGGCAACCAAGACCGGACGTGAACAGGGGGATGTACGCCGGGCGTCGGAAACCATCGCACGAATTCAGCAGCAGCTGAATGACCTCCAGCACGAAATCGATGATGCTATTCAGCAGATTCATAGCGATTTTGAGCATGCCGATATTGAACAGGATATCATTCGTCCTCGCAAAACAGATATAACCGTATCGACATGCGGTCTGCTATGGATCCCGGCGCGTACATGA
- the tsaE gene encoding tRNA (adenosine(37)-N6)-threonylcarbamoyltransferase complex ATPase subunit type 1 TsaE encodes MSATFPVVVRPASMCFHSTSPEQTEDIASAFAKTLQKGDVVAFHAEMGAGKTCFTRGLAAGLHAHSRVSSPTFTLVNEYEADIPIYHIDLYRLNDPQEAINMGLDEYLCGDGVTLIEWSERGEALLPASTIHITITPGKHQSDRTLRIDYPETAPC; translated from the coding sequence ATGTCTGCTACCTTTCCTGTTGTTGTTCGTCCAGCATCGATGTGTTTTCATTCAACGTCGCCTGAACAAACAGAGGATATTGCATCGGCTTTCGCAAAAACACTGCAAAAAGGCGATGTCGTGGCCTTTCACGCCGAAATGGGGGCTGGGAAAACCTGCTTTACTCGCGGCCTGGCCGCCGGGCTTCATGCACATAGCCGGGTATCCAGTCCAACCTTCACACTGGTCAACGAATACGAGGCGGACATACCTATCTACCATATCGACCTGTATCGACTCAACGACCCGCAGGAAGCCATCAATATGGGACTGGACGAGTACCTGTGCGGCGATGGCGTGACCCTGATAGAATGGAGTGAACGGGGTGAAGCGCTGCTCCCCGCCAGTACGATTCATATTACGATCACGCCAGGCAAACACCAGTCTGACCGAACGTTGCGCATTGATTATCCGGAGACCGCACCATGCTGA
- the tsaB gene encoding tRNA (adenosine(37)-N6)-threonylcarbamoyltransferase complex dimerization subunit type 1 TsaB: protein MLILAFEMSSSHPSVALTDGKNIQLSHQWSDPRLAGKEIFDVLKTIPAKGISWGDIDAFAVGRGPGNYSGLRASITMAQSLALPNDTPVFTLSSGLILADSIFSNQSTQQIRIVGDARRNELWHAAFTQTKDGATHQNQSWERCSPEDFLALSQKAKDTCLASSEYVRITSIYPALYSSGSPWIESDTYPHAERLALATTRAITAGCSSDPVTPIYMHPAVATKEPSGQLSTQGD from the coding sequence ATGCTGATTCTCGCCTTTGAAATGTCTTCATCCCACCCGTCTGTGGCACTGACCGACGGAAAGAACATTCAGCTTTCTCACCAATGGTCAGATCCCCGACTGGCAGGAAAAGAAATATTCGACGTCCTTAAAACCATTCCCGCAAAGGGTATATCCTGGGGTGATATTGACGCGTTTGCCGTTGGACGCGGCCCAGGCAATTACTCAGGTCTGCGTGCATCTATCACCATGGCTCAATCATTGGCCTTACCGAATGATACACCTGTATTCACTCTATCCAGCGGCCTTATTCTAGCCGACAGCATTTTTTCAAACCAGTCGACACAGCAAATTCGCATCGTTGGCGACGCACGACGCAATGAATTATGGCATGCCGCATTTACACAGACAAAAGATGGCGCGACACATCAAAATCAGTCATGGGAACGATGCAGCCCCGAAGATTTTCTTGCTCTATCCCAAAAAGCGAAAGACACATGTCTTGCCAGCTCCGAGTACGTCCGCATAACATCCATTTACCCGGCCCTCTATTCATCAGGATCACCATGGATCGAATCCGACACGTACCCTCACGCGGAAAGACTCGCCCTCGCAACCACACGTGCTATCACGGCCGGCTGCTCATCCGATCCCGTCACCCCCATTTACATGCATCCTGCCGTAGCGACAAAGGAACCATCTGGTCAATTATCCACGCAAGGTGATTAG